The following proteins come from a genomic window of Mobula hypostoma chromosome 15, sMobHyp1.1, whole genome shotgun sequence:
- the alas1 gene encoding 5-aminolevulinate synthase, nonspecific, mitochondrial, whose amino-acid sequence MEAVVRRCPFLSRVSQTFLQNAGKSLIYYARHCPVMMMRAGAKPEMRTIATSAAHCQQTKETTPVNEKPNSSTPASSAPGPQLPPGHPVPSAGQAAASKCPFLAAEMSHGKSSVVRKASEELSEDVQQMHTMRKELSVSPTADNIKTADGHDKDGLLKTLHGAVKQKPAVSHLLQDNIPKSVPAFKYDGFFEKKIDEKKTDHTYRVFKTVNRRADVFPMADDYSDSVSVKKEVFVWCSNDYLGMSRHHRVVGSIMDTLRCHGAGAGGTRNISGTSKFHVDLETELADLHGKDAALLFSSCFVANDSTLFTLAKMLPGCEIYSDAGNHASMIQGIRNSRAPKFIFRHNDVNHLRELLKKSNPATPKIVAFETVHSMDGAVCPLEEMCDVAHEYGAITFVDEVHAVGLYGPRGGGIGDRDGVMHKMDIISGTLGKAFGCVGGYIASTASLVDTVRSYAAGFIFTTSLPPMLLSGALQSVQILKSQEGRALRRRHQRNVKHMRQLLMDAGLPVVHCPSHIIPVRVADAAKNTQICDELLSKYNIYVQAINYPTVARGEELLRIAPTPHHSPQMMNYFVEKLLLTWKEVGLELKSHSSAECNFCRRPLHFEVMSERERSYFSGMSNLISVNA is encoded by the exons ATGGAGGCTGTTGTTCGTCGTTGCCCATTCCTTTCACGAGTGTCTCAGACTTTTCTTCAAAATGCTGGCAAGTCACTGATCTATTATGCACGTCATTGCCCTGTGATGATGATGAGGGCGGGAGCCAAGCCTGAAATGCGCACCATAGCAACCTCAGCTGCTCACTGTCAACAGACCAAAGAAACAACACCAGTGAATGAAA AACCTAATAGTTCGACTCCAGCTTCAAGTGCCCCAGGACCCCAGCTTCCACCAGGGCACCCAGTCCCTAGTGCTGGACAGGCTGCTGCTTCAAAGTGTCCATTTCTTGCTGCTGAGATGAGCCATGGCAAGAGCAGTGTTGTTCGCAAAGCCAGTGAGGAACTTTCAGAGGATGTGCAACAAATGCACACAATGAGAAAAG AATTGTCTGTTAGTCCAACTGCAGACAACATTAAAACAGCCGATGGACATGATAAAGATGGCCTGTTGAAAACTCTGCATGGGGCGGTGAAGCAGAAGCCTGCAGTTTCTCATCTCCTTCAGGACAATATACCAAAAT CAGTTCCAGCTTTCAAATATGATGGATTTTTTGAAAAGAAGATTGATGAGAAGAAAACTGATCACACTTACCGTGTTTTCAAAACGGTGAATCGTCGTGCTGATGTATTTCCAATGGCAGATGACTACTCCGATTCAGTGAGCGTCAAGAAAGAGGTTTTTGTTTGGTGCAGCAATGATTACCTTGGAATGAGCCGCCACCACCGTGTTGTAGGGTCCATAAT GGATACCCTTCGGTGCCACGGTGCTGGAGCTGGTGGAACTCGAAACATTTCGGGAACAAGCAAGTTCCACGTTGATTTGGAGACTGAATTGGCTGATCTCCATGGCAAAGATGCAGCACTGCTGTTTTCATCGTGCTTTGTAGCAAATGATTCTACCTTATTTACATTGGCCAAAATGCTTCCAG GATGTGAAATCTACTCTGATGCTGGAAACCATGCCTCCATGATTCAAGGAATCCGGAACAGTAGAGCTCCAAAGTTCATATTTCGTCACAATGACGTTAATCATCTGCGGGAACTACTGAAGAAGTCAAACCCAGCCACCCCAAAGATTGTAGCTTTTGAAACTGTCCATTCAATGGATG GTGCAGTCTGTCCATTGGAGGAGATGTGTGATGTAGCACATGAATATGGTGCAATAACTTTTGTTGATGAAGTCCATGCAGTTGGTCTATATGGTCCAcgtggtggagggattggagaTCGGGATGGGGTCATGCATAAAATGGATATAATATCTGGAACACTGG GAAAAGCGTTTGGTTGTGTGGGAGGCTACATTGCCAGTACTGCATCCCTTGTAGACACTGTCCGGTCGTATGCTGCTGGCTTCATCTTCACTACCTCACTTCCGCCAATGTTACTGTCTGGTGCTTTGCAGTCTGTTCAAATCTTGAAAAGCCAGGAAGGAAGAGCACTACGCCGTCGGCATCAACGCAATGTAAAACACATGCGCCAGTTACTTATGGATGCTGGTTTACCTGTGGTTCACTGTCCAAGTCACATCATCCCAGTCAGA GTTGCAGATGCTGCTAAAAACACTCAGATCTGCGATGAACTGCTGAGTAAATACAACATTTACGTACAAGCTATCAACTACCCTACTGTAGCGCGTGGTGAAGAGCTCTTGCGTATTGCCCCAACTCCTCATCATTCTCCTCAAATGATGAATTATTTTGTTG AAAAACTTTTGCTTACGTGGAAGGAGGTTGGATTGGAGTTGAAGTCCCATTCCTCGGCTGAATGTAACTTCTGCCGAAGACCTCTACACTTTGAGGTGATGAGTGAAAGGGAAAGATCCTACTTCAGTGGAATGAGTAATCTGATATCTGTGAATGCCTAA